The stretch of DNA GCCAATCAAAGAAAACGAAGCGGCGTTTATTTACCATTTTCTGAAAGAACACTACCTCACCAAAACCTTGGAGGCAGGGTTTGCTTATGCTCGGTCGGCTTCTCACATTATTGCAGCCACACAATCGCAGCATATTGCCATTGACCCTTTTCAAGATCATTACCAGAATTTAGGTTTGAAGAACATCGAAAAACTGGGATTCAGCGAACACCTTGATTTTAGGCGTGATTTTTCGCACAATGTATTGCCACAATTGGTTCAAGAAGATCGAAAGTTTGAATTCATTTTCATTGATGGTGACCACAAGTTTGACGGCATTTTGGTGGACTTTTACTATGCTGATTTACTTTTGGAAGAACATGGCTATGTTTTGCTACACGATACATGGATGCGTAGTACGCAATTGGTGATGTCGTTTATTGAGTCGAACCGCCCCGATTACATCAGTGTTCCTACAGGTTTACGAAATCTGGCACTCTATCAAAAAGTAGGAGAAGACAAACGCAATGGGATGTTTTTCAAAGAGTTTTACACCTTCAAATCAGTAGTGGCACACAATGCGATTATGTGGATGTCAACGGGAAAGGAGAATTTTTTGAAGAAAATGGCACACAAGGTCAAGGAGAAGGTGAAGTAGGTTGGATTTTAAGTTTTCTTTGAAACCATATTAATCCCAATAAACACAAACAGTGTATAAAACGCACTCCCTATTTGCACTTCAATCGTATGTTCGACCAAAAAAGAGGACAAAATGATGAGGTGCAATGATACGAACTGACTATCTCGATAGGACTTTTGGTAAAAAATAGGATAGAGAAACAAGACCATAAAAACGAACAGTCCAATTGTCCCGACACCCAACCAAACAAACAGGTATTGATTGTGGGGAATAATGCCCAAGTTGGCAATTGCAGGGTAGTGTTTTTGAAGGTAAATAGTGGTGACATCTTGCACATCACCAATTCCCACGCCCATCACCCAATGTTTTTTACCTTCCACAATTGCCGCTTCAATGGTCGCAATACGTTTAGAATCCGAAAGTGTGGCCAATTCTTCATGTTCTTCAAATCGGTCCAAACTCCATTCGGTATAGCCAATTTTGTTTTGAAGCGTAGGAATAAAATAAAAGGCAGCAGCGATAAAAGCAAGCCCTAAGACTGCAATGCCAAGACCCACCCAGTATTTTTTGCTGCGAAAAATATAGTGAAAAAACTGATAACCCAATACCAAATAAAGGGCAAGCAAACCACTTCTCACCGCAAGAATATGAATGAAAACCAATAAAAATAAAGTGCAAATAATAATCGCAATTTTTTCTTGTGGAAAACGCACAAAAAAAGACTTTTCTAAAAAATACAAACCCAAAGCAAAGGCATATACCACCATCAGGCTAAAGCGAATGTGGTGAACAGGAGTTGGCAGCACTTGACCTGCTCGGTAAATTTCATTGAGGTTTTGAAAATCATTGAGGTAAATTCCCAAAATTCCCAGACAGATGGCTGCAATTAGCCAAAAGAAGGTATAAAGAAGGTATTGATAATCTTTGAGTTTTGCATTTTGAAGAGCTGCAAAACCAAAAGGAAGGGCAAGAAAAGGAAGTTTCATTCGCAGTCGATCCAACCAATAGCTGAGGTTTTCGGACCACAAACCCGAGAGGAAGTACAAGAAAAAAATCCCCAACAAGGCCAAAAGAGCCTTGTTTTGCAGCAAATGAAGGATATTTTTTTTGGGGTGAAGGCTCAATACCGCACGTACCCCCAAAGTAATCATGCCGATGCTCATCAATGCCCGATAAGAAACTAAGCCCAACATAATCAGCAAACAGGCAAAAATGCCTACATAACGATGATCGAGTAGCCCAATAAGTTTTGTAAAAAACTGCTGCATATCGCTTTAAGAGAAATTCGAAAACAAGGTGCAAATTCAATGAAGCACTGATTTACAAAAGATGTTTTTTGAGCTTGGATTTTCTAATGGAGCATTGCATACATTCCGAGATAGGTCAAAGCACCTGCTACATACCCCATAAGCGCAAGCAGACCCATTTTCCTCAAATACCAGAAAAATTCTATTTTTTCGATACCCATAATAGCTACACCCGCAGCCGAACCAATAATCAACATACTTCCGCCCGTTCCAGCACAATAGGCTAAAAATTCCCAGAGTTTGGCATCCATTGGAAACTGCTCTAAACTATACATTTTCATAGTTGCCGCTACCAAAGGTACGTTGTCCACCACCGAAGATAAGACACCTATGACCATTACAATCAAGTCCATATCGCCAATCGTATTGTCCAGAAACTGCGCTACATGCTTCAATACTCCTATCGAACTTAGACAAGCTACACCTGACAAAATACCAAAGAAGAAAAGCACACTTGCCGTATCAATTTTTGAAAGTGCTTTTAACACCGAATACTGGGACTTTTCTTCGTGGGTTTTCTGTTTGTGAAGAATTTCTGTAAGAGTCCACATAACCCCAACTCCAAAGAACATCCCCATAAAAGGAGGTAAATGGGTAACGGTTTTGAAGACAGGTACAAATATCAAGCAGCCAATTCCTGCAAACAAAACCAATAAACGTTCGGTAGAAGTTGTTTTGTATTTGACTTGCATTTCAAGCTGGTGAAAATCCCCTTTCATTTGTGTGCTTAAATAAAGCAAAGGAATAATCATACAAACTAAACTTGGAATAATCAGCCAAACCATAATATTTACAACACTGATTTGCCCGCCAATCCACAACATAGTAGTGGTCACATCACCAATAGGTGACCAGGCTCCTCCTGCATTGGCAGCAATGACGACCATCCCTGCAAAAACAAGACGTACTTGCTTGTATTGTATTAATTTACGAATTAAAGAAGCCATTACAATAGCAGTAGTCAGATTGTCCAACGCTGCGGACATAAAGAAAGTCAGAAAACACACAATCCATAGGAGTTTGCGTTTATTTCTGGTTTTTATACGGCTCGTAATAGCATGAAAACCATCGTGAATATCAATCAATTCCACAATGGTCATTGCCCCCATTAAGAAAAATAAGATATTGACAATTTCGGGAATGTGGTGTTCTAACTCATGGTTTACTTCGTGGTAATCATCGCTAAACAAGGCAAAAATAGCCCAAGTGACAACACCCAACAACAAGGCAGGAGCAGCCTTATCTATTTTGAGTGGGTGTTCTAATGTGATAAGTAGGTAACCAATGAGAAAGACTATTATAATGAGTACTTCCATAAAACAAAAAAATTGGCTCGGGATTGAAAAAATAGAATGACAAGCAAATTTAAAAAAATAAAAATGGTTCTCTGACAAATTGAAGGATATTCAAGAATACTTTTGAATCATTTTTTTTCAAAATATTGATTACAAATAAGTTATTCAGAATTTTCTATTGAAGATAAACTTAAAAATAGTTAAATATCAATCGTAGTCAACAACTACGACCCATTTTTAATACTTTTCTATTCCAAAAAATAACAAAAATGTCATTTAATCGTAAAAAAATAAAATAGCTTGTTTTTCTAACAATTTTTCGGCAAGTAAATTTTTACATAGAAACACACACACATGATTATTTATAGAAGCCCACTATTGAATCACCCTAAAGCCATAGCACTAGAAGATATAAGCCCATTTCCGTTCAATATGGAAATACCGCTGCTTCCACTTTATGTCAATAAGCAAACGAACATAAATTTACTACAGGCAAAAATTCTATTAGCAGGAAATGTTATCAATCCACAACTTGCAACTCTACTTTTTCAGTCTTGGAATGGACAAATTGATACTGCAAATGATGGAATTGAAACTATCGAAAAAGTATATTTTAACCAATATGACCTCATATTAATTGACCTCCAAATGCCTATTATGGATGGATGGGAACTTGCCAAGTTTATCCGTACTCGACTTCATCTTCAGACCCCACTGATTGCACTTTCATCTACAATTCAATCAATTGATGAAGAAGCATTGACCATTGCAGGATTTGATAATTATCTTCACAAACCTATTTACCCACAATCGCTGTGTAATTTAATGTGTGTATTAGAAATGAATAAAAATAACCTCAATAAAAGCGATATTCCAAAAGTAACTACCTCAATCGACATTGCATTTATTAAGAAACTATCCAACAATGATTCAGAATTTGTTCAAGAAATCATTCGCCTATTTGAAGAACAGACCACAGAAATGATAGTCCAATTGCCTTTATTGCAGTCGAACCGAGAAGCCTTTGCACTGAATGCGTTGGTTCACAAGTATAAATCTTCTGCCAATAGTATCGGCAACAAAAAATTATACAAGCTTTGTGATCAAGTGGAAAAAGAAACACGACGAGAGGAACCTCAATGGATGCAAATAGCAGAACATTGCGATTCTATTATGCCTGAATGCAAGAAAATTTTGGAGGAAATTCCCAAAATTCTGGTGATATTGAAAGCTGCATAAGGAACGTGTATTTTCATTTTAAATACCTATATATCAGAGAATAAAAAACAATTAATAAAAGCTATTGTAGTAAAATTCTCTCTCCTAACTTGCCACTCATTGCAGCGAATTTCTTGTTGAGTAAACAAATAAAAAAACGCATCTTTGCTCTACAAAAAATGCAATAAACCTCAACAAACAAACTGCAAAACATGTCAATCAATAACTCTACAAACTTAGATCGACAAAGTCTCGACATTTCTCTTTCTGAATTTTCCCAACAATTATCAAAGGCTTGTGAAGTAGTGATAGATCGCTTCAAAAATTTGGACGATGCCAAAGCGTATGCTGGTTTTTCACCCGCTACTGTTGAAGAATGGTTTGACGAAAACCTGCCCACAGAAGGCATGAACTTTGAAGAACTATTGACATGGGTGAAAGAGAAAGTAGTGGATACGGCAACCTTAAACATTGGCCCTTATATGTATGCCTATGTAATGGCGGGAGGCACACAAATATCTATCATCGCAGAACTTTTGGCAGCTACCATCAACCAAAATGTAGGGAAATGGCATTTGGCACCAAGCATCACCGAATTAGAAAAAAGAGTGGTGAAATGGGGTGCTGAATTTATTGGCTACCCTTCAACAGCAGGTGGCGTTTTGGTGAGCGGTGGATCAGCTGCAAATTTGACTTCCTTGACCGTTGCCCGAAACCTGTTTTTGGAGCAAGCGGATGTACGCAGAAAAGGATTGGCAGGATTGCCCGCTTTGAGGGTCTATGCTTCCACAGAAGTGCATGGATGTGTTGACAAATCAATAGAATTTTTGGGGATTGGCAGTGATAACCTTCAAAAAATAAAGACAAACCCTGATTTCACCATCAATCTGGAGGCATTGATTGCCAACATAGAAACTGACTTATCGGAAGGTCATTGTCCATTTTGTATTGTAGGGAATGCGGGAACGGTAAACACAGGTGCAATAGACGATTTGGAAAAATTGGCAGAGATAGCCCAAAAATATAAGATGTGGTACCATGTCGATGGAGCTTACGGAGGATTAGCGGCAGCTGTTGAAAATCGAAAACCACTTTTCAAAGGCATGGAAAAAGCAGATTCTTTGGCCTTGGATTTTCACAAATGGCTCTATCAACCCTTTGAAGCAGGTTGTGCGATGATTAAAAATTGGGATAGCCTTCACAGAAGTTTCCACAGAGAAGCCGCCTATCTTTCAAGCGACAAACAAAATGATGGCCGCTTGGACTTCAATGACTACGGTTTTCAGTTGTCCAGAAATGCCAAATCGCTAAAAATCTACATGACCTTCAAAGCTTATGGTGCTGAAAAACTGCGGAATGCCATTGCAGAAGACATCGAAAATACCCGCTATTTGGCGAGTTTGGTGGAAGCAGCACCTGATTTTAGGGTCTGTTCGGATGTGGTTTTGGGTATCGTATGTTTTCAGTTTTTAGGCAAAAGCGATGGCAGTGACGAAGACCATGTGAACCAACTCAACCGAAATATCATTCCTGCTTTGGAGCGAGATGGGCGGGTATTCATTGCAGGAACAACCCTCAACAATCGGGCTGTCATTCGAGCTTGTTTGATCAATCACCGACAACAACACAAACATTTAGCGCACTTACTGGAGGTTATTCGAGAGGTGGGCATAGAGGTTGAAAAACAATTGTAGCTAATCTAAACGCAATTTACCAATGATTTACATTACCCAACTAATCTATATAAAAGAAGGAGAGGAAGAAATATTCCATGAGTTTGAAAATGTTGCCTTGCCTCTATTGAAGAAATACAGTGGTGAATTATTGTTGCGTATTCGACCTTCCGATGATGCGCTTATTGAAGGAACGTTGCAAAAGCCTTACGAAATTCATTTCATCACTTTTTCAAGAGAAGCTGATTTGCAAGATTTTATGACAGATGAAGATCGCAAGCAGTATCTACATTTGAAAAAAAAGGCTATTCAATCGGTTATTTTGGTGAAAGGGGAGAGAATGTAGCAAGGACAATTCAAATTACAATCTCCAATAAAAAACGCCCTCATTTTCCAAAAAAACGAGGGCGTTTCAAATAAAATCTTACGTTTTATATGTCTTGAGTCTTCAAAATCAGTACCCAAAGATATCCTCCAAAGTCACCTCTTTAAACTCTCCCAATGACTTCAAATAATCCATATCCAAGTTGTCCTTTTTACCCATCACGATAAAAGTGAAAGGCTTATTGGCTATGTGACCTTTAAAAAACTCATCCATGTCATTGAGTGAAATAGATTGAGCATTGGTGTAAATATCCTTGCGAATATCATAATCCAAGTCAAGGCGTTTTGCTGCCAAATAATCAAAAAACTTACCTGTTTTGGTAATACGATCCGTTTCCAACTGCTTCAAAACCGAAGTTTTTGCAGCCTCAAACTGTTTTTCCGATTTCGGCATTTCGTTTAGCAAACCACGCATTGCTCCAATCGCATCTTTCATTTTGTCTGCCTGTACACCCATAAATGCCTGTACATAATGTCCTCTATCCAAACGCCCTGGAGTCGTATAGCCCGCCCAAGCAGAATAAGCCAAAGCCCTTGCCTCTCTGATT from Chitinophagales bacterium encodes:
- a CDS encoding class I SAM-dependent methyltransferase, which produces MDLATINQILTIPTEDKATPIKENEAAFIYHFLKEHYLTKTLEAGFAYARSASHIIAATQSQHIAIDPFQDHYQNLGLKNIEKLGFSEHLDFRRDFSHNVLPQLVQEDRKFEFIFIDGDHKFDGILVDFYYADLLLEEHGYVLLHDTWMRSTQLVMSFIESNRPDYISVPTGLRNLALYQKVGEDKRNGMFFKEFYTFKSVVAHNAIMWMSTGKENFLKKMAHKVKEKVK
- a CDS encoding DUF1330 domain-containing protein translates to MIYITQLIYIKEGEEEIFHEFENVALPLLKKYSGELLLRIRPSDDALIEGTLQKPYEIHFITFSREADLQDFMTDEDRKQYLHLKKKAIQSVILVKGERM
- the nhaD gene encoding sodium:proton antiporter NhaD; the encoded protein is MEVLIIIVFLIGYLLITLEHPLKIDKAAPALLLGVVTWAIFALFSDDYHEVNHELEHHIPEIVNILFFLMGAMTIVELIDIHDGFHAITSRIKTRNKRKLLWIVCFLTFFMSAALDNLTTAIVMASLIRKLIQYKQVRLVFAGMVVIAANAGGAWSPIGDVTTTMLWIGGQISVVNIMVWLIIPSLVCMIIPLLYLSTQMKGDFHQLEMQVKYKTTSTERLLVLFAGIGCLIFVPVFKTVTHLPPFMGMFFGVGVMWTLTEILHKQKTHEEKSQYSVLKALSKIDTASVLFFFGILSGVACLSSIGVLKHVAQFLDNTIGDMDLIVMVIGVLSSVVDNVPLVAATMKMYSLEQFPMDAKLWEFLAYCAGTGGSMLIIGSAAGVAIMGIEKIEFFWYLRKMGLLALMGYVAGALTYLGMYAMLH
- a CDS encoding response regulator produces the protein MIIYRSPLLNHPKAIALEDISPFPFNMEIPLLPLYVNKQTNINLLQAKILLAGNVINPQLATLLFQSWNGQIDTANDGIETIEKVYFNQYDLILIDLQMPIMDGWELAKFIRTRLHLQTPLIALSSTIQSIDEEALTIAGFDNYLHKPIYPQSLCNLMCVLEMNKNNLNKSDIPKVTTSIDIAFIKKLSNNDSEFVQEIIRLFEEQTTEMIVQLPLLQSNREAFALNALVHKYKSSANSIGNKKLYKLCDQVEKETRREEPQWMQIAEHCDSIMPECKKILEEIPKILVILKAA
- a CDS encoding O-antigen ligase family protein — its product is MQQFFTKLIGLLDHRYVGIFACLLIMLGLVSYRALMSIGMITLGVRAVLSLHPKKNILHLLQNKALLALLGIFFLYFLSGLWSENLSYWLDRLRMKLPFLALPFGFAALQNAKLKDYQYLLYTFFWLIAAICLGILGIYLNDFQNLNEIYRAGQVLPTPVHHIRFSLMVVYAFALGLYFLEKSFFVRFPQEKIAIIICTLFLLVFIHILAVRSGLLALYLVLGYQFFHYIFRSKKYWVGLGIAVLGLAFIAAAFYFIPTLQNKIGYTEWSLDRFEEHEELATLSDSKRIATIEAAIVEGKKHWVMGVGIGDVQDVTTIYLQKHYPAIANLGIIPHNQYLFVWLGVGTIGLFVFMVLFLYPIFYQKSYRDSQFVSLHLIILSSFLVEHTIEVQIGSAFYTLFVFIGINMVSKKT
- a CDS encoding pyridoxal-dependent decarboxylase, which gives rise to MSINNSTNLDRQSLDISLSEFSQQLSKACEVVIDRFKNLDDAKAYAGFSPATVEEWFDENLPTEGMNFEELLTWVKEKVVDTATLNIGPYMYAYVMAGGTQISIIAELLAATINQNVGKWHLAPSITELEKRVVKWGAEFIGYPSTAGGVLVSGGSAANLTSLTVARNLFLEQADVRRKGLAGLPALRVYASTEVHGCVDKSIEFLGIGSDNLQKIKTNPDFTINLEALIANIETDLSEGHCPFCIVGNAGTVNTGAIDDLEKLAEIAQKYKMWYHVDGAYGGLAAAVENRKPLFKGMEKADSLALDFHKWLYQPFEAGCAMIKNWDSLHRSFHREAAYLSSDKQNDGRLDFNDYGFQLSRNAKSLKIYMTFKAYGAEKLRNAIAEDIENTRYLASLVEAAPDFRVCSDVVLGIVCFQFLGKSDGSDEDHVNQLNRNIIPALERDGRVFIAGTTLNNRAVIRACLINHRQQHKHLAHLLEVIREVGIEVEKQL